One window of the Lactococcus lactis genome contains the following:
- a CDS encoding peptide cleavage/export ABC transporter, with the protein MKFKKKNYTSQVDEMDCGCAALSMILKSYGTEKSLASLRLLAGTTIEGTSALGIKKAGEGLGFVVQVLRADASLFEMKKVPYPFIAHVIKNQKYPHYYVITGANKNSVFIADPDPTVKMTKLSKEVFLSEWTGISLFLSPTPSYQPTKEKTSSLLSFIPIITRQKKVILNIVIASFIVTLINILGSYYLQSMIDSYIPNALMGTLGIISVGLLLTYIIQQVLEFAKAFLLNVLSQRLAIDVILSYIRHIFQLPMSFFSTRRTGEITSRFSDASSILDAIASTILSLFLDLTIVLMTGLILGLQNMQLFLLVLLAIPLYIVVIIIFTPLFERQNHEVMQTNAILNSSIIEDINGIETIKALASEQERYQKIDYEFASYLKEAFTLQQSEAIQTAIKTTVQLVLNVLILWFGATLVMHQKITLGQFITFNALLSYFTNPITNIINLQTKLQKARVANERLNEVYLVPSEFEEKKTELSLSHFNLNMSEISYQFFHFLSFLLGG; encoded by the coding sequence ATGAAATTTAAAAAGAAAAATTATACCTCCCAAGTAGATGAAATGGATTGTGGATGTGCTGCTTTATCAATGATTTTAAAATCCTATGGGACAGAAAAATCGCTTGCCTCTCTTCGTTTACTTGCTGGTACAACAATCGAGGGAACTTCCGCTTTAGGAATAAAAAAAGCAGGAGAAGGTTTAGGTTTTGTAGTTCAAGTACTAAGAGCTGATGCAAGCCTTTTTGAAATGAAGAAAGTCCCTTACCCTTTTATTGCTCATGTCATCAAGAACCAAAAGTATCCACACTACTATGTGATAACTGGCGCAAATAAAAATTCGGTATTCATCGCAGATCCTGACCCAACCGTTAAAATGACAAAACTTTCAAAAGAAGTTTTCTTATCAGAGTGGACAGGCATTAGCTTATTTCTTTCACCTACCCCATCCTATCAGCCCACTAAAGAAAAAACTTCTTCATTATTATCTTTTATCCCAATTATCACCCGTCAAAAGAAAGTCATTCTCAATATTGTAATTGCCTCATTCATTGTAACGTTGATTAATATTCTAGGGTCTTACTACCTCCAGAGCATGATTGATAGTTACATTCCAAATGCCTTAATGGGAACTTTAGGGATTATCTCAGTAGGGCTATTGTTAACTTATATTATCCAACAAGTCTTAGAGTTTGCTAAGGCTTTCTTACTAAACGTTCTTTCTCAAAGATTAGCCATTGATGTCATCCTTTCCTATATTAGACACATTTTCCAACTCCCGATGTCTTTCTTTTCGACTAGAAGAACAGGGGAAATTACCAGTCGGTTTTCCGATGCCAGTTCTATTTTGGATGCTATTGCCTCAACGATTCTTTCGCTCTTTTTAGATTTAACCATTGTTCTTATGACAGGACTGATTTTAGGGCTTCAAAATATGCAACTCTTTCTTCTCGTTCTTTTGGCAATCCCACTTTATATTGTTGTTATTATTATTTTTACTCCGCTTTTTGAAAGACAAAATCATGAAGTTATGCAAACCAATGCCATCTTAAATTCCTCAATTATTGAAGACATTAATGGGATTGAAACCATCAAAGCGCTCGCCAGTGAACAAGAGAGATATCAAAAAATTGACTACGAATTTGCAAGTTATCTAAAAGAGGCTTTCACTTTACAACAGTCAGAAGCCATTCAGACGGCAATAAAAACGACAGTACAACTTGTACTAAATGTTCTTATTTTATGGTTTGGTGCAACTTTAGTCATGCATCAAAAAATTACCCTCGGACAATTCATTACTTTTAATGCCTTGCTTTCTTACTTTACAAATCCAATTACTAATATCATTAACCTTCAAACAAAACTACAAAAGGCAAGGGTAGCCAATGAACGATTAAATGAGGTCTATCTTGTACCCAGTGAATTTGAAGAAAAGAAAACAGAACTGTCCCTCTCACATTTTAATTTAAACATGTCTGAGATTTCATATCAATTCTTCCACTTTTTATCCTTCTTGTTGGGGGGGTAA